ATAGAAGGGTGAATGGCCTTCTCCATTTTCTGAGGTCAAGCCCTCTCAATAGACAGGGCAACTTACTGCCTCACACATGTGCCTATGACAAATTTACTGCAGTTGCATGGCAAAGCTTTCCTGTTTACCGAGTACATTTCGAATTATACTGCTAAATAGAAAAGAAAGTAAATGTACATCATATCTCCATGTCCCAGATCAATCTTTCATtacagactaaaataaaaatttgcttCTCATGACACTATTAAGTACTGGTAATACCCAATGATGACAGTATACAATCGCTCTAACACAATGTGTTACACCTACGGAATGCGATGCTTTCATTTCACAAATTATGCATTTTCAAGATCAGCTATTCTGAAACACTGCAATCTAACGTTACCGTTATGGTGATACTGTAGGCCCTGACgagcagcagatttcatcaaattatttgtttctgtgtattgggataaatattcaaattaagttttaaaaatacaattgtaTTTTAAAGTTAGTATCGTGATTACTGAATGCCTGCTGTACTtgatttcattaaatatatatCAGGTCAAGTTCACTTGACGCTGTGTGATATTAAAACTTTGTCGGTAGTGTTATTTGTCGATTTTgtttgatgatatcaaaatgggCTCACGTGTGGGATGACCCTTCCGTATCATGTTTATTTCAGACGACTCAGAATGTCAATCTTCTGTAACTAATGACGGCCTTAAATTTAAAACTGTCGTCGATGCGGAGTGCAGAGCCTGACTTTAAACGATGGCTTTGTCGCCATGCCAACAACCACCGACGTGAAGTGGATCGTTCAGCTCATGCAGATTGCACAGAGTTAGAAACGCAAACATATTTAGTGAGCACTATGGTTTATGGGACAGCACACATATAAACCACGTTCCGCAAAAATCAATATGCGCTGGAATACAGTTAGCAGAAACCGCGGGTGTGGTAATTTGCATTGTGGCAAATAGTACCATTTTTGACGACTGTTGGTATTAAAATGAAGTGTACACTCAGTGTACGCCCATTGCCATTGGCAATATTCAGTGTGACTATAAAACGTAATTTTGTTGGGAATTTCTGAAATAAAGAACGTCCATGATTCGTGTAAATTGATTTTATTTAATGACCACAAGCATGTAAACCGTAAAATACAGCGTCAAATCATGGGGTCCAGTTTACTAAGCAAATGGTCCAATCGACCTGCTCCCGAAGATGTGTATCTCGTGGGCATGGCAGCAAAGCACGCAAAGGGTTCATAGCTATGACCTATGCAAATGCATGTTGACACCTACTTGCCCTTGAAAATTTGATCGACCTTCCGGCAAATCAATTAGCACCGATTTGACCAGAAACGAATACCTTTCTTTCCGGTAGGGCGGGAATTTGATAAAGGCACTGGCTTAATAACTCAAAACTACACATACACATGATCCTGACCCTCCTTTCAATTCTTtgccacagtcgtttggagagctattcagcgctgggactattcgccccatagacgagcttacagaagcgagaaataccccaagtctggaaacagaatggctataaaaaccacgccatgtcacattccgtgtccgatttcactgtgaaaattagcaagttcatctatcatttaaccgtcgaccgttccctatcattctcaaaattcatacccaagaggtgaccggaatgttgctcaccctcaggttttggcgaggtgtccgtcgaattcggccgaaaatcacacgaacgagcgtttttgaatcagataaagtatcaggtatgaaattttagaatgatagggaacgatcgacggttgcatgatagatgaacttgctaattttcacagtgaaatcggacacggaatgtgacatggcgtggtttttatagccattctgtttccagacttggggtatttctcgcttctgtatactcgtctatatggggcgaatagtcccagcgctgaatagctctccaaacgactgtgttCTTTGCTGACAACTTCCTTACCGATCTGCCGCCTGTCAATTTGGACATGTAGTCTTGAATTTCCTCACAGTCATCTCTGTCTTCAATTTCGATGATGTCTAGGCTGTTGATCTCGTGCTTACTCAGGGCTGTCTTGGCCATTTTGCAGTACGGACAGTAGCTCTTCGAGAACACAACCACTTTGCTGCCAGCGATCTTCGCATCAGCGAATGCCTTTCCCTTGGACATGTCGTTTAAATTGCAGTAGTAGACAGCTTGAAGATAGCACGTGGAAGGGAGCTGGGGTCTAGCCGGAAATCTGTCGAAGGATACTGTAGTACGCGTCCGAAACAAGGTCAGGCATAAACCTGTTCTGGAGAAGGCCGAATATGATGCGAATTTCGCAAACTGCAGAACGAAACTGCAAGTCATGTAGTTCCTCGGTAAAGAGACAGTCGATTGGTGAAGgtaatgttatgtaaatttgcatatacgtATTCAGGGCCAGACATATGAGGGCGCTATGCACTGCGAACGTCATCAACATCAGACCACAAATTTTATAATAAGGTATACCTCCGACCTTTTGGCCCCTGATTTCCGAAGGCAAATTTGACCTATGTCATCACGCTGTCAGTCTGAGTGTCAGTCTGCCCAGCTGTCCGTCCGGAGACCAAAATTGTGTAGCTCATAATCAAAGAATTAATGCACCAAATGAAATAGCATAGGTACGTATGAGGAATGTTACAGTGTGCAAGACTGAGTGGAATGTGAGAAACGTGACTTGCACAGTTCAGCATAAAAAAGACCATATTACATAATGATTGAGTTattaccttgatatttggtgaatAAATTTGTACGGACAATGTGTTTGACGTTTCTTAAAACTAAtataaaatttgggggttttttggggttttttttgaaaatctggtcattttttgtcacaAGTCTTTTCTTCAGAAACTACTGGTCCTTTTTAGGATTCTTTTGCATGACCTCATTGTTACATGTTCaaacaatgatgaaatttgatgcgTATATTTGGGCCCTATTTCgtttacatttttgttgaaacacGTTTTTCTCAAAAGCTGCtgttaggaaaaaaaaacagttttaaaAAGTCAGTAAGAGGTTCCTAAATATGACACTTACTtttgtatggaagaccggtcacgacatgcgacatgcgagcttttaaaactgcgatctgcggtgagggttagggttaggggttaggggttagggtaggggttagggttagggttaggggttaggtttTCTCTCGTAAAAAGGCTCACTTCGCTCTCAACCCTGGAGGTCAGGCCAAggacagaaaaattgtaacggcataacttagggttagttagcgttaggggttagggttagggttagggtaggattagggttagggttaggtcgcagatcacagttaaagacgcaggtcgtatgtcgcaggtcgtgaccggtcttccatacatgtAGGAGTCCTAACGTGGCCGCTATTTCTCCCAGGGTGTATTCATTgtagaagtatgcagaaataagctcgtctctacctctgtaatccatcgttaggaggagaacgaaatgacatatatgcaaacgccatattagttttgcaactcgcatgtcgcagtttaagaactcgcatgtcgcagtttaaaaaaaaactcgcatgtcgcatgtcgtgaccggtcttccatacttttgaaattgaaaattgtttatttttagagcaatttttgccatcttTCGATCAAAATATCGTCATTCTTAAAATCCTAGTCCTGTAGCTTTCAAATTTACTTTACAGATTCCTAGGACTGATTGCAGTCCTATGCAATACTTACGAAATATGCTCAGTACTTTCTTATTTTTTAGTCAGAGAATATACCAGTACCTGTTTCTTGAGGTTTTCCTACACTGCATTTAAGGTGCCGTGAAAGATCTTGTTGGCTGTATAATTGTACTCTTTCTTTCATCGTCATACAGCCATATCACATGGGCCATATAAGTTTGACTTTTATTTCCCTTTTCACTACTATTATTTCATCAATGTGTGAAGAAAACTTTActgcatattttaattattcTGCCAGGACGCAAATTACAGGGatgggtgggccggtgttttttggtgtttttttttttggggggggggggtcgccatttttcgcgcaagaacgcaagaatttttgaagggtcataatcttttgtgcaagcctatgggggagggtcaccttttttatgcatcaaagctgaaattgcatgtgcacgtattaaagaatatggaatactgaaaaaagaaaaaatacctcctggcactttcattttctgtcatttccattttcggcgcgcccttcgggcgcaagttttagggtataataaacaat
This is a stretch of genomic DNA from Ptychodera flava strain L36383 chromosome 21, AS_Pfla_20210202, whole genome shotgun sequence. It encodes these proteins:
- the LOC139121288 gene encoding glutaredoxin-1-like — protein: MTCSFVLQFAKFASYSAFSRTGLCLTLFRTRTTVSFDRFPARPQLPSTCYLQAVYYCNLNDMSKGKAFADAKIAGSKVVVFSKSYCPYCKMAKTALSKHEINSLDIIEIEDRDDCEEIQDYMSKLTGGRSVPRVFINGKFIGGGSETTQFEREGKLEVMLKDAGAL